A stretch of Pseudomonas sp. LRP2-20 DNA encodes these proteins:
- a CDS encoding ABC transporter permease, whose protein sequence is MKAGNRGRYLALLCLLPFAVFFVIFQIAPLAWVAINSLQSEAGWGVENFSKVFASKFYLQALQRSLEISFWSSLFGIVIATLGAYSLRQVDSKLRDFVSAFANMTSNFAGVPLAFAFIILLGFNGALTLLLKQIGLLEDFSIYSKSGLILVYTYFQIPLGVLLLYPAFDALREDWRESAALLGASHWQFWRHIGLPVLTPALLGTFVILLANALGAYATVYALTTGNFNVLPIRIAGLVAGDISLDPNLASALAMVLVGLMTLVTVVHQWLLKRSYHAR, encoded by the coding sequence GTGAAGGCCGGTAACCGTGGCCGCTACCTGGCCCTACTCTGCCTGCTGCCGTTCGCCGTGTTCTTCGTGATCTTCCAGATCGCCCCGCTGGCCTGGGTGGCCATCAACAGCCTGCAGTCGGAAGCAGGCTGGGGCGTGGAAAACTTCAGCAAGGTGTTCGCCTCGAAGTTCTACCTGCAGGCGCTGCAGCGCAGCCTGGAGATCAGCTTCTGGTCGAGCCTGTTCGGCATCGTCATCGCCACCCTCGGCGCCTATTCACTGCGCCAGGTCGACTCGAAGCTGCGCGACTTCGTCAGCGCCTTCGCCAACATGACCAGCAACTTCGCCGGGGTGCCGCTGGCCTTCGCCTTCATCATCCTGCTCGGCTTCAACGGCGCACTCACACTGCTGCTGAAGCAGATCGGCCTGCTGGAGGACTTCAGCATCTACTCCAAGAGCGGCCTGATCCTGGTGTACACCTACTTCCAGATCCCGCTCGGCGTGCTGCTGCTCTACCCCGCCTTCGACGCCCTGCGCGAAGACTGGCGCGAGTCGGCCGCGTTGCTCGGCGCCAGCCACTGGCAGTTCTGGCGGCATATCGGCCTGCCGGTGCTGACGCCGGCATTGCTCGGCACCTTCGTCATCCTGCTGGCCAACGCCCTCGGCGCCTACGCCACCGTCTATGCCCTGACCACCGGCAACTTCAACGTGCTGCCGATCCGCATCGCCGGCCTGGTGGCCGGCGACATCAGCCTCGACCCGAACCTGGCCAGCGCCCTGGCGATGGTGCTGGTGGGGCTGATGACACTGGTCACCGTGGTTCATCAATGGCTGCTCAAAAGGAGCTACCATGCGCGCTGA
- a CDS encoding alkaline phosphatase family protein, translated as MNQNVILVLLDGLNYQVAHHAMGHLHAYVEADRAALYRVECELPSLSRPLYECILTGVAPIDSGIVHNNVNRLSNQRSVFHYAREANLGTAAAAYHWMSELYNRSPFDPQRDRHTHAPKLPIQHGLFYWDDRYPDSHLLADGEYLRRRHAPNFLLVHPMSIDDVGHRHGLDSSQYRNAARSADILLSDYLPGWLEEGYQVLVTADHGMNNDRSHNGLLAEEREVPLFVFGDAFSLDPAAKPLQTELCGTICELLGAAHDKTVCRELLK; from the coding sequence ATGAATCAAAACGTCATCCTGGTCCTGCTCGACGGCCTCAACTACCAGGTCGCCCACCACGCCATGGGCCACCTGCACGCCTATGTCGAGGCCGATCGCGCCGCGCTGTACCGTGTGGAATGCGAACTGCCGTCACTGTCACGGCCGCTGTACGAGTGCATCCTCACCGGTGTGGCACCGATCGACAGCGGCATCGTGCACAACAACGTCAACCGCCTGTCCAACCAGCGCAGCGTGTTCCACTACGCCCGCGAGGCCAACCTGGGCACTGCGGCGGCGGCCTATCACTGGATGAGCGAGCTGTACAACCGCTCGCCCTTCGACCCACAGCGCGACCGCCACACCCACGCGCCGAAACTGCCGATCCAGCATGGCCTGTTCTACTGGGACGACCGCTACCCCGACTCACACCTGCTGGCCGACGGTGAATACCTGCGCCGCCGCCATGCGCCGAATTTCCTCCTGGTGCACCCGATGAGCATCGACGATGTCGGCCACCGCCATGGCCTGGACAGCAGCCAGTACCGCAATGCCGCGCGCAGTGCCGACATCCTGCTGTCCGATTACCTGCCAGGCTGGCTGGAAGAGGGCTACCAGGTACTGGTCACCGCCGACCACGGCATGAACAACGACCGCTCGCACAACGGCCTGCTGGCCGAGGAGCGTGAAGTGCCGCTGTTCGTGTTCGGCGACGCCTTCAGCCTTGACCCGGCCGCCAAACCGCTGCAGACCGAACTGTGCGGGACCATCTGCGAGCTGCTTGGCGCAGCGCACGACAAGACCGTGTGCCGGGAGCTGCTCAAGTGA